A window of Synchiropus splendidus isolate RoL2022-P1 chromosome 9, RoL_Sspl_1.0, whole genome shotgun sequence contains these coding sequences:
- the LOC128764600 gene encoding deleted in malignant brain tumors 1 protein-like, protein MGSCSCSSSCQYYGNCCHDFHWYCSTTTEDPWVTPAPSCRYNCGSHMGSCSCSSSCEYYGNCCRDYHWYCPSTTDIPWWPTTAPTCGGYLYGGGTFTSPNHPHHYDDNSRCEWHLRVPRDSRIFLRFTFLELENCCSCDYISVYNGNSIGHPYLGRVCNGSVRTFQSTSHEMTVVFRTDSSVVARGFTAEYHSILSPNSGSVDCSSSTMTIVLQKNYLQSLGYEAHNLFLNDRSCRPRENPWDVVFSFPIHTCGNIQTFQNSSAIYSNTLRAFPSSSGDGVITHHDFFRLNITCLMAQESESHIMYIVNHNQNSSIIGTGMFNTSMDFYTSSSFYYKVTESPYEVNLNQYMYVQINLDYYDSKLVVYIDTCVASPSPTDFENRAHYLVRNG, encoded by the exons ATGGGAagctgctcctgctccagctcttgTCAATACTACGGCAACTGTTGCCATGACTTCCACT GGTACTGCTCCACAACAACTGAGGACCCGTGGGTGACCCCAG CACCGTCGTGCCGCTATAACTGTGGCTCTCACATGGGAagctgctcctgctccagctcttgTGAATACTACGGCAACTGTTGCCGTGACTACCACT GGTATTGCCCTTCAACAACAGATATCCCCTGGTGGCCAACCACAG CTCCAACCTGTGGGGGCTACTTGTATGGCGGCGGAACTTTCACGAGCCCCAACCACCCGCACCACTACGATGACAACAGCCGTTGTGAGTGGCACCTCAGGGTGCCACGTGACAGCCGGATTTTCCTGAGGTTCACCTTCTTGGA ACTGGAGAACTGCTGCAGTTGTGACTACATCAGCGTCTACAATGGTAATTCCATTGGTCATCCGTATCTGGGGAGGGTCTGCAACGGCTCCGTCCGGACCTTCCAGTCCACCAGCCACGAGATGACTGTCGTTTTCCGGACCGACAGCTCTGTGGTGGCACGAGGATTCACAGCCGAGTACCACAGCATTCTGTCTCCCAACTCAG GATCAGTCgactgctcctcctccacaatGACAATCGTCCTCCAGAAAAACTACCTGCAGTCTTTGGGCTACGAAGCACACAACCTGTTCCTGAACGACCGCAGCTGTCGACCTCGGGAAAACCCTTGGGATGTGGTCTTCAGCTTCCCCATCCACACATGCGGCAACATCCAAACG TTTCAGAACAGCTCGGCGATCTACTCCAACACACTGCGAGCGTTCCCCTCCTCCAGCGGCGACGGCGTGATCACGCACCATGACTTCTTCCGCCTGAACATCACCTGCCTCATGGCTCAGGAGTCCGAGTCCCACATTATGTACATCGTCAACCACAATCAAAATAGCAGCATCATTGGAACCGGCATGTTCAACACCAGCATGGACTTCTACACATCCAGCAGCTTCTACTACAAG GTTACTGAAAGCCCGTACGAGGTGAATCTCAACCAGTACATGTACGTGCAAATCAATCTGGACTACTACGACTCTAAGCTGGTGGTGTATATCGACACCTGCGTGGCGTCTCCTTCTCCCACTGACTTCGAGAACAGAGCTCACTATCTGGTCCGTAACGGGTAA